From Salvia splendens isolate huo1 chromosome 3, SspV2, whole genome shotgun sequence, a single genomic window includes:
- the LOC121793453 gene encoding uncharacterized protein LOC121793453, which produces MDSCAISSPFQTLIFDLDDTLYSSKTGIGKALKRNVEDFLAEKFGISESEAQDMNRELFRTYGSSLAGLRDLGYDIHPDDYHSFVHGRLPYDLIKPDAKLHSILQSIKQRKIIFTNSDRIHAMKALDRLGISDCFEKIICFETMNPALWGPASMEHPVVLKPSMEAMRIGVDAADVDPRRTLFFDDNVKNIGAGKAIGLRTVLVGRATKRQEADYAIETVREMVQWIPEIWVGEGEGEGEGLQYY; this is translated from the exons ATGGATTCTTGCGCCATTTCTTCCCCTTTTCAGACTCTAATTTTTG ATTTGGATGACACCCTGTATTCATCCAAGACTGGAATTGGCAAAGCTCTTAAACGAAACGTTGAAG ATTTTCTTGCCGAGAAATTCGGAATTTCTGAATCAGAAGCTCAGGATATGAACAGAGAGCTCTTCAGAACTTACGGAAGCTCCTTAGCTGGCCTCCGg GATTTAGGGTATGACATTCACCCGGACGATTATCACAG TTTCGTGCACGGAAGATTGCCCTACGATTTGATCAAACCGGACGCTAAGTTGCATAGCATTCTGCAATCGATCAAACAGCGCAAAATC ATTTTCACGAATTCCGACAGAATTCACGCGATGAAAGCGCTGGATCGGCTCGGAATCAGCGACTGCTTCGAGAAAATCATATGCTTCGAAACGATGAaccctgctctgtggggaccaGCGTCGATGGAACATCCCGTGGTGTTGAAGCCGTCGATGGAAGCGATGAGGATCGGCGTCGACGCCGCGGACGTCGATCCCCGCCGCACG CTGTTTTTTGACGACAATGTGAAGAATATTGGCGCCGGGAAGGCTATTGGGCTCCGAACGGTTTTG GTTGGAAGAGCAACAAAGAGGCAAGAAGCCGATTATGCGATAGAAACGGTGAGAGAGATGGTGCAATGGATTCCAGAAATATGGGTGGgtgaaggagaaggagaaggagaaggactGCAGTACTATTAG
- the LOC121797409 gene encoding primary amine oxidase-like has protein sequence MAPSLKDVIFFFFFFMILISISFSIQDSHHPLNSLTPLELSEVGSIVKSHCNGNVSFHYVGLDEPHKSHILRWHSAPPRRALVLARINSATHEIIVDLSRSSVVSDRLYQGNGYPLLNIEEQVAASNLAVSYAPFVASIEKRGLKMEELVCMSFSVGWFGEEKSRRMVRVMCYYLDGTVNMYMRPVEGITVAVDLDRMEIIGFRDRVVLPVPKAQGTDYTGSTPSDADDEEEDAPLCHFTFDGHVLRWGGWEMHVSFDMRAGLVISMASIYDNERDEQRRVMYRGFVSEVFIPYMDLTEEWYYRTFFDSGELGFGVAAVPLVPLKDCPKNAVFMDAYFTSGDGTPARTPNAFCIFEKHAGDVMWRHTELGILGKTITEVRPESSLVVRMVSAVGNYDYIVDWEFKQSGVIRVTVGMTGLLEVKGSVYTHKDQIHEEVYGTILAENTIGVNHDHFLIFNLDLDVDGEENSLIKTNLETSRVSRDVSLRRSYWRAESEAAKTESDARIRLGSGATMVSVVNPNKKTKIGNNVGYKLVPGSVTGTLLSDDDYAQIRGAFSKYNVWVTPYNKTEKWAGGLCTDRSHGDDSLATWTKRDREIANKDIVLWYTLGFHHVPCQEDFPIMPTLTESFELRPSNFFEHNPTLYTKQEMGMKIHAGSNFSLQ, from the exons ATGGCTCCATCACTGAaagatgttatcttcttcttcttcttcttcatgatCTTAATCAGCATTTCATTTTCAATCCAAGATAGCCATCACCCTTTGAACTCCCTAACTCCCTTGGAGCTGAGTGAAGTTGGATCCATCGTGAAGAGCCATTGCAACGGCAACGTGAGCTTCCACTACGTAGGCCTCGACGAGCCGCACAAGTCTCACATCCTACGCTGGCATTCCGCCCCACCCCGCCGCGCATTAGTCCTTGCTCGTATCAACAGCGCCACCCATGAAATCATCGTTGACCTTTCCCGGAGCTCGGTGGTTTCTGACCGGCTCTACCAAGGCAACGGCTACCCACTCTTGAACATAGAGGAGCAAGTGGCTGCGAGCAACCTCGCGGTGTCGTATGCGCCTTTTGTGGCTTCGATTGAGAAGAGAGGGCTGAAGATGGAGGAATTGGTGTGCATGAGCTTTAGTGTGGGGTGGTTTGGAGAGGAGAAGAGTAGGAGAATGGTGAGAGTTATGTGTTACTATTTGGATGGGACGGTTAATATGTACATGAGGCCTGTTGAGGGCATCACCGTGGCCGTTGATCTTGATCGGATGGAGATCATTGGCTTCCGCGACCGCGTTGTGCTTCCCGTCCCTAAAGCTCAGGGAACGGACTACACAGGCTCTACTCCATCGGATGCTGATGATGAAGAGGAGGATGCACCACTTTGCCATTTCACTTTTGATGGACATGTTTTgag ATGGGGAGGTTGGGAGATGCATGTGTCGTTCGATATGAGAGCCGGTCTGGTAATATCAATGGCGTCGATTTACGATAATGAAAGGGATGAGCAGCGCAGAGTGATGTACAGGGGATTTGTGTCTGAAGTGTTCATACCATACATGGATTTAACTGAGGAGTGGTATTATCGAACCTTCTTTGATTCGGGTGAACTTGGATTCGGAGTCGCTGCAGTGCCGCTTGTGCCTTTGAAAGACTGCCCCAAAAATGCGGTCTTCATGGATGCCTACTTCACCTCAGGGGATGGCACGCCTGCGCGAACCCCTAACGCCTTTTGCATTTTCGAGAAACACGCAGGAGACGTCATGTGGCGCCACACCGAGCTTGGAATACTTGGCAAAACG ATAACGGAGGTCAGGCCCGAGTCCAGCCTCGTTGTTAGAATGGTGTCGGCTGTCGGGAACTACGACTACATTGTGGATTGGGAGTTCAAGCAAAGTGGTGTCATTAGAGTCACT GTTGGGATGACAGGCCTACTTGAAGTGAAGGGATCAGTTTACACACACAAGGATCAGATACATGAGGAAGTATATGGCACAATATTAGCAGAGAACACAATAGGGGTGAACCATGACCATTTCTTGATCTTCAATCTTGATCTCGACGTTGATGGTGAAGAAAACTCCTTGATCAAGACTAACCTCGAGACGTCTCGTGTGAGCAGAGACGTATCTCTGAGGAGGAGCTACTGGAGGGCCGAGAGCGAAGCAGCCAAAACTGAATCTGATGCAAGAATCAGGCTTGGTTCAGGAGCAACAATGGTGTCTGTGGTGAACCCAAACAAAAAGACTAAGATAGGCAACAATGTGGGCTACAAGCTGGTGCCAGGATCAGTAACCGGCACCCTTTTATCAGACGACGACTATGCCCAAATCCGAGGAGCGTTCAGTAAGTATAATGTGTGGGTTACACCTTACAACAAGACTGAGAAATGGGCTGGAGGGTTGTGCACTGATCGAAGCCATGGAGATGATAGTTTGGCTACTTGGACCAAAAG AGATAGGGAAATTGCGAACAAGGACATTGTGTTGTGGTACACTTTAGGTTTCCACCACGTGCCATGCCAGGAAGATTTTCCGATCATGCCAACGCTGACTGAGTCGTTCGAGCTCCGGCCATCCAACTTTTTCGAGCACAATCCTACGCTCTACACGAAGCAAGAGATGGGAATGAAAATTCATGCTGGCTCAAACTTCTCACTTCAGTAG